One part of the Pecten maximus chromosome 1, xPecMax1.1, whole genome shotgun sequence genome encodes these proteins:
- the LOC117331315 gene encoding hydroxyacyl-coenzyme A dehydrogenase, mitochondrial-like: protein MAHFVKTCIRNFSTSVVREQAIKCVTVIGGGQMGAGIAQVAATTGHQVVIVDQSEDILNKSKASIHKSLQRVAKKKFAEDAKGGEAFISEAIDRVSIQTDASNAVGNADLVIEAIVENLDVKKQLFTILDKAAPQHTIFTSNTSSLPIKDIAESTQRMDRFGGLHFFNPVPVMKLLEVIRIPQTSDETFDKLLAFGKSMQKATVNCKDTPGFIVNRLLVPYMVEAVRLVERGDATTKDVDTAMKLGAGYPMGPFELCDYVGLDTMKFIMDGWCEKYPENPLFQPSDMLNKLVDEGKVGVKAGEGFYSYKK, encoded by the exons ATGGCTCACTTCGTGAAGACATGTATTCGTAATTTTTCCACGTCTGTAGTGCGTGAGCAAGCTATAAAATGTGTGACAGTGATAGGAGGTGGACAGATGGGAGCTGGTATTGCACAG GTTGCAGCAACTACAGGGCATCAAGTAGTAATTGTGGACCAATCAGAGGATATTCTCAATAAGTCTAAGGCTTCAATTCACAAAAGCCTGCAGAGGGTAGCCAAGAAAAAGTTTGCTGAAGATGCCAAA GGTGGAGAAGCATTTATATCCGAAGCCATTGACAGAGTCAGTATCCAGACAGATGCCTCGAATGCTGTGGGCAATGCAGATCTCGTTATAGAGGCCATTGTGGAAAATCTAGATGTGAAGAAGCAACTGTTTACAATTCTGGATAAGGCAGCCCCTCA acacaccATATTTACCAGCAATACATCCTCCTTGCCCATCAAGGATATAGCAGAGTCCACACAGAGAATGGACAGATTTGGTGGTCTCCATTTCTTCAATCCCGTCCCTGTAATGAAGTTACTTGAG GTTATCAGAATTCCCCAAACCAGTGATGAAACATTTGATAAACTACTGGCCTTTGGAAAATCTATGCAGAAAGCAACTGTAAATTGCAAG GACACCCCAGGATTCATTGTGAATAGACTGCTGGTACCATATATGGTGGAAGCAGTTCGACTCGTAGAGAGAG GCGATGCTACCACAAAAGATGTAGACACTGCTATGAAATTGGGTGCAGGATATCCCATGGGACCATTTGAGTTGTGTGACTATGTAGGGTTGGATACCATGAAGTTTATTATGGATG GTTGGTGTGAGAAATACCCTGAAAATCCTCTTTTTCAACCAAGTGATATGCTGAACAAGCTGGTCGATGAAGGAAAAGTTGGAGTAAAAGCAGGAGAGGGTTTCTATTCCTACAAGAAGTGA